In Festucalex cinctus isolate MCC-2025b chromosome 21, RoL_Fcin_1.0, whole genome shotgun sequence, one genomic interval encodes:
- the tdrd6a gene encoding tudor domain-containing 6 isoform X1 — protein METLTETVSMASIHGPPARGSNVTILISRVHSYPHCELVEFWANFGQARAREYQSLAKNIQSPGNLFHDFEGNPGDLCLAQIEGTWYRSRIITRNGSNYQVFLIDQGITCSTTTNLLAWGKREHFQLSPEVEFCVLANVSPHSPENRWSPFALEFMQSLRGRTVKAHVQDVLVHERKLLLDIPCIASQMYEMGLAKKLEPSMFLDFVLKSPHLKTEAEKINQTSMGEVEQLHKKDLYMFPELSTGAVETVVVTEVTSPQRVFCQLKVFSQALKKLSEQITQCCRGRMVSCSVDPEMIGFPCAARGNDGSWYRSVLQQVFPRSQQVEVLNVDYGTKQLVQMENVRPLAPEFFKMPVVTYVCSLHGIFDKEGGWTINQINYLKSLLLHKTLIAKFHYQSITEGVYYVTLYGDENANLNNVFCFKEHSLQESEETLGEYAIGNVPPSSQHPPQVQNNEGMSSSGQTMMMEEKVERITVFPVESILPDSSHVACVSHISNPGEFWIQTQNHANELDKLMDGVFHLYKSSDNIYVMETPTLGACCAAKAADGDFYRAIVSEVGESKIKVFFVDYGGTEEVDWSNIRTLPDKFKKLPQLALKCSLAGLRPKDLRWSCSAIEFFTKTTTDKLLNVHVMGKHNDTHVVTLTDPKSRGERDIAKLMCSSGLAERNEMKKTSQISSEKPETGFLDVNKNKEVLFQTQNNIEPSSKVLQIGKFQENIFPIGSVLEVNVTSIESPNDFWCQRAQNSWKLKLLMRDIQRHYADSIYEPLTEAACVVRHPGNGMWYRGLVIRKDKPTQVVVLFVDYGQTKTVSLHDLRKISHEFLHLHGQAFRCSLLNPLEIMSLVNDWNDKAKEKFQNFVEMAASTFVPLKCTVYAVVYNEEKLVVNIVDLETPFESICTSMAELAHLTPCRTIPEPSYRLDTYYYSTHSIKIGTEEQVKVTCVNGVGQFYCQLERNADVLKDLNKKVGNLCYQLGNVKPPTSFQKLCFAKYTDGLWYRAQIKTLQPSILVYFVDYGDTAEVDKSDLIPVPKEAKDIMSVPMQAVLCSLSDVPTDVPSEVNDWFQSAVTECKFQALVIAKEPNGSLLVELYHKNTQINSKIKKMFQLQAQTEGKAHSQRQKALENANGVKEAKSVSAKVIHKSNALEPKPAHQARQVTHPSRPNFQKLYLTPHLRQKQSKQIDYTERKENLTVTNSKLDSQSPVEESNNVLPQTNSPKLPKLEDMPNNAITLDMEADVYVSHYNSPSSFYVQLVREEDEIFSLNEKLNETLSTPKISISEVDAGDLVEAEFPDDSLWYRASVKEVVSNSKALVEFVDFGNTAQVLFSKLAKLNQAFVQLPRYSTHCMLSEAESLEPLDAEVVSTLKREIGSNAEKILKCRFVQQLDLMWQVTLVDNGVQVTCKAPLACLEIQSEPEHEMDTSAQNSEMSLNYRHLEFTEGQQLDVYVSAFGGDHTFWCQAADSVTLDKLSESLSEIGNAAFNSHANISAFSPGAPCMVFFAEDQLWCRGEVVSQDGDDLSVLFVDYGNTDKVTGTDVREIPPELLQTHLQAFLCKLDGFDASHGSWCDGAAEELTSIATDKLLQMTVAKAYREDGKNMYLVQLECEGQRLNETMKRWWMTSIVDAEPDVAQHMPDEELGPIHVTVEKTENETPESKSTSLAVPVAHTGVDSDSGPPKDIQSTVDCLHTSILSSESPLEESCSSESEEVNMVPTVLIRHNETVSQIDSGRQEHVLPLQNLEKKAVQSGQDFGEEAASVMDKSSSDDIKSPPAETLQEAAESGQDFDEEAASVMDECLSDDRKSPSTETVQEAIDESGILLSPDELVDRHTISDCSIDTTDSADANVSTDYKVANPNPIMSGASVKMVPRDAVMNYVVPHEKADVTEESQLGAVTAKVIRSVQELTDPNEQSDGVMAAGNHRRISVREEETVPNEPLLPFEPSTGNVIEFSSEKLLPIPEEEEMFMQDESNTMAEDDMSDFCQGEHPEAGCRTQLCQDQTDVEEVICLVRDLCLKDTHVQENVAAMHGDQNEEEKKNAEYNKESGDGVHRAPLSPDDSIGDKFSDLIHQSRVKDDANTAPEE, from the exons ATGGAGACTTTGACCGAAACGGTTTCAATGGCATCCATCCATGGACCTCCGGCACGAGGCTCTAATGTAACAATCCTGATAAGCAGGGTTCACTCATATCCTCATTGTGAGCTCGTAGAATTCTGGGCCAACTTTGGCCAGGCGAGGGCGCGGGAGTATCAATCCCTGGCCAAAAATATTCAGTCGCCTGGAAACTTATTTCATGACTTTGAGGGAAATCCTGGTGACTTGTGCTTGGCTCAGATTGAAGGTACATGGTATAGGTCCCGCATCATCACAAGAAATGGATCTAACTACCAAGTCTTCCTCATTGACCAAGGGATCACATGTAGCACTACCACAAATCTGTTGGCTTGGGGTAAGAGGGAGCACTTCCAGCTATCACCTGAAGTGGAGTTTTGTGTGCTTGCCAATGTATCGCCACACTCTCCTGAAAATAGATGGTCTCCGTTTGCGCTTGAATTCATGCAGTCCCTTCGAGGACGGACAGTAAAGGCGCATGTGCAAGATGTACTAGTACATGAAAGAAAGCTGCTTCTAGATATACCGTGCATAGCCAGTCAAATGTATGAAATGGGATTAGCAAAGAAACTGGAACCAAGCATGTTCCTGGATTTTGTTCTAAAGTCACCACATCTTAAAACTGAAGCTGAAAAGATTAATCAAACCTCCATGGGTGAAGTTGAGCAACTCCACAAAAAGGATCTGTACATGTTTCCAGAGCTGTCAACAGGAGCTGTGGAGACCGTGGTAGTCACAGAAGTGACCAGTCCACAGCGTGTTTTCTGCCAGTTGAAGGTTTTTTCTCAAGCGTTGAAGAAACTCTCAGAGCAAATCACACAGTGCTGCAGGGGCAGAATGGTCAGCTGCAGTGTAGATCCTGAAATGATAGGGTTTCCTTGTGCTGCAAGAGGAAATGATGGCAGTTGGTACCGCTCTGTTCTGCAACAGGTATTTCCAAGAAGCCAACAGGTGGAAGTGTTGAATGTTGACTATGGTACAAAACAATTGGTTCAAATGGAAAACGTAAGACCACTGGCTCCAGAGTTCTTCAAAATGCCTGTTGTGACATATGTGTGCTCACTCCATGGAATTTTCGACAAGGAGGGTGGATGGACAATCAACCAGATTAACTACCTCAAGTCTTTACTCTTGCACAAGACTCTCATTGCCAAATTCCATTACCAAAGTATCACAGAGGGTGTTTACTATGTTACACTCTATGGTGATGAAAATGCAAACCTCaacaatgtgttttgttttaaggaGCATTCTCTGCAGGAGAGTGAAGAAACACTTGGGGAATATGCTATTGGAAACGTGCCACCCAGCAGCCAGCATCCTCCCCAGGTTCAAAATAATGAAGGAATGTCTTCTTCTGGGCAGACCATGATGATGGAAGAAAAGGTGGAGAGAATTACCGTGTTTCCAGTTGAAAGCATCTTACCCGACTCTTCACATGTGGCATGCGTGTCTCACATATCCAACCCGGGCGAATTTTGGATCCAAACACAAAACCATGCAAATGAGCTTGACAAATTAATGGATGGCGTTTTCCATTTGTACAAATCCTCAGACAATATCTACGTGATGGAAACGCCTACCCTTGGTGCCTGCTGTGCAGCCAAAGCAGCTGATGGGGATTTCTACAGAGCAATTGTATCAGAAGTTGGTGAATCAAAAATCAAGGTGTTCTTTGTGGATTATGGCGGAACTGAGGAGGTTGATTGGAGTAACATCAGGACTCTTCCTgataagtttaaaaaattgCCACAGCTTGCGctgaaatgttcactggcagGCCTTAGGCCAAAAGACCTGAGATGGAGTTGCTCTGCCAttgagtttttcaccaaaacgacCACAGACAAACTCCTTAATGTACATGTGATGGGAAAGCACAATGATACACATGTTGTAACACTGACAGATCCCAAGTCACGAGGAGAAAGGGATATTGCCAAGCTGATGTGTTCTTCTGGTCTTGCCGAACGTAATGAGATgaaaaaaacatcccaaatcTCCAGTGAAAAGCCAGAAACTGGATTCTTGGATGTTAATAAAAACAAGGAGGTTCTTTTTCAGACCCAGAATAACATTGAGCCCTCCAGCAAAGTGTTACAAATTGGAAAGTTCCAGGAAAATATATTTCCTATCGGTAGTGTCCTTGAAGTCAATGTGACTAGCATCGAGAGCCCAAATGATTTTTGGTGTCAGCGTGCTCAAAACTCATGGAAGTTGAAATTGCTGATGCGAGACATACAGAGACACTATGCAGACAGCATTTATGAGCCTCTTACAGAGGCGGCTTGTGTTGTTCGACACCCTGGCAATGGAATGTGGTACAGAGGTCTTGTAATTCGCAAAGACAAACCAACTCAAGTGGTTGTTCTGTTTGTTGACTACGGCCAAACGAAGACAGTCTCTCTCCATGACCTGAGGAAAATCAGCCATGAGTTTCTTCATCTGCACGGCCAAGCATTTCGGTGCAGTCTACTCAACCCTCTGGAGATCATGTCACTTGTAAATGATTGGAATGATAAGGCAAAAGAAAAGTTTCAGAACTTTGTGGAAATGGCTGCCTCTACCTTTGTTCCATTAAAGTGCACTGTGTATGCAGTCGTGTACAATGAAGAGAAACTGGTTGTCAACATCGTGGATCTAGAAACTCCCTTTGAGAGCATCTGCACCAGTATGGCCGAACTTGCCCACTTGACACCTTGCAGGACAATACCCGAACCATCTTACCGCCTGGACACATACTACTACTCAACACACAGCATCAAAATTGGAACTGAAGAACAAGTCAAAGTCACATGTGTGAACGGTGTCGGTCAGTTCTACTGCCAACTTGAGAGGAATGCTGATGTGCTGAAGGACCTTAATAAGAAGGTTGGCAACCTTTGCTATCAGCTTGGCAACGTGAAGCCCCCAACATCATTTCAAAAATTGTGCTTTGCTAAGTACACTGATGGGCTGTGGTACAGGGCACAAATCAAGACACTCCAGCCATCAATCCTGGTTTACTTTGTTGATTATGGAGATACAGCTGAAGTGGACAAATCAGACTTGATTCCTGTGCCCAAAGAGGCCAAGGACATAATGTCTGTCCCTATGCAAGCAGTTTTGTGCAGTCTCTCTGATGTTCCAACAGATGTCCCCAGTGAGGTGAATGACTGGTTTCAATCAGCAGTGACCGAATGTAAATTCCAAGCACTGGTTATAGCCAAAGAACCAAATGGGAGCCTCCTGGTTGAGCTTTACCACAAAAACACTCAAATCAATTCAAAgataaagaaaatgtttcagtTGCAGGCTCAGACTGAAGGTAAAGCTCACTCCCAGCGCCAGAAAGCTCTTGAGAATGCAAATGGCGTGAAAGAAGCAAAGTCTGTTTCTGCCAAAGTCATCCACAAAAGCAACGCCCTTGAGCCAAAACCAGCGCATCAGGCGAGACAAGTCACACATCCTTCAAGACCGAATTTTCAAAAACTCTACCTAACACCACATCTAAGGCAAAAGCAGAGCAAGCAAATTGATTatactgaaagaaaagaaaatctcaCCGTCACAAACTCTAAATTGGATTCTCAATCACCTGTTGAAGAATCTAACAATGTGCTTCCACAAACCAACTCTCCGAAACTCCCTAAACTTGAAGACATGCCCAATAATGCGATCACATTGGATATGGAGGCAGATGTTTATGTTTCACATTACAACAGCCCATCAAGTTTCTATGTGCAGCTCGTCCGAGAAGAGGATGAAATATTCTCCCTGAATGAAAAGCTGAATGAAACATTATCCACTCCCAAAATCAGCATCAGTGAGGTAGATGCAGGTGACCTAGTTGAAGCAGAGTTTCCTGATGATTCCTTATGGTACCGGGCAAGTGTTAAAGAAGTGGTCTCCAACTCTAAGGCTCTTGTAGAATTTGTTGATTTTGGCAACACAGCACAGGTGCTATTTTCCAAACTAGCCAAACTCAATCAGGCTTTTGTGCAGTTGCCGAGGTATAGCACACACTGCATGCTAAGTGAAGCTGAATCTCTTGAGCCACTTGATGCTGAGGTGGTGTCCACTCTGAAAAGAGAGATTGGCTCGAAtgcagaaaaaattctgaaatgtcGATTTGTGCAGCAGTTGGACTTGATGTGGCAAGTCACTCTTGTGGATAATGGTGTGCAGGTCACATGCAAAGCACCACTAGCATGTCTTGAAATTCAATCTGAACCTGAACATGAGATGGACACGAGTGCACAAAACTCGGAAATGTCATTGAATTACCGGCATTTAGAATTTACAGAGGGACAACAGCTGGACGTTTACGTCTCAGCTTTTGGTGGTGATCACACGTTTTGGTGTCAGGCCGCTGACTCCGTCACACTTGATAAGCTGTCTGAAAGTCTCTCAGAAATTGGAAATGCAGCTTTTAATTCACATGCCAACATCAGCGCCTTCTCACCTGGCGCACCATGCATGGTGTTTTTCGCAGAGGATCAGCTTTGGTGCCGTGGTGAAGTAGTGAGCCAAGACGGAGACGACCTTTCAGTTCTGTTTGTAGACTACGGAAACACGGATAAAGTTACCGGCACAGATGTGAGGGAAATACCACCTGAACTGTTACAGACTCATTTACAGGCTTTTTTGTGTAAGCTTGATGGTTTTGATGCGTCTCATGGCTCTTGGTGTGACGGGGCTGCCGAAGAATTGACTTCAATTGCAACAGACAAGTTATTGCAGATGACTGTTGCCAAGGCTTACAGAGAAGACGGAAAGAACATGTACCTTGTGCAGTTGGAGTGTGAAGGTCAGAGGTTAAATGAGACTATGAAACGCTGGTGGATGACTTCCATAGTGGACGCTGAACCGGATGTCGCACAGCACATGCCGGATGAAGAACTAGGTCCAATTCATGTGACTGtggaaaaaacagaaaatgaaaCCCCCGAGAGTAAAAGCACAAGTCTTGCTGTTCCTGTTGCTCACACTGGAGTAGATAGTGATAGTGGTCCTCCaaaggacattcagagcactgtgGATTGTCTTCACACTTCAATCCTTTCATCCGAGTCCCCACTCGAAGAGAGTTGTTCCTCTGAAAGTGAAGAGGTAAACATGGTCCCCACTGTTTTGATTCGTCACAATGAAACCGTTTCACAGATTGATAGTGGAAGACAAGAACATGTGTTGCCCTTGCAAAATTTGGAAAAGAAAGCTGTTCAGAGTGGTCAAGACTTTGGTGAGGAAGCTGCCTCTGTGATGGACAAATCTTCGTCGGATGACATAAAATCTCCACCAGCCGAGACCCTTCAGGAAGCTGCCGAGAGCGGCCAAGACTTTGATGAGGAAGCTGCCTCTGTGATGGACGAATGTTTGTCAGATGACAGAAAATCTCCATCAACCGAGACCGTTCAGGAGGCCATCGATGAGTCTGGGATTCTATTGTCTCCAGATGAATTGGTGGATCGCCACACCATAAGCGACTGCTCTATTGACACAACCGATTCTGCAG ATGCAAATGTTTCTACGGATTACAAGGTTGCAAATCCAAATCCAATTATGAGTGGGGCATCTGTAAAAATG GTCCCTCGTGACGCCGTTATGAACTACGTGGTTCCTCATGAGAAAGCTGACGTCACTGAAGAATCACAACTG ggagCCGTGACTGCGAAGGTGATCCGTTCTGTTCAGGAGTTGACAG ATCCAAATGAGCAGAGTGATGGTGTAATGGCGGCAGGAAACCATCGTCGCATCAGTGTGAGAGAAGAGGAAACG